Proteins encoded in a region of the Paucibacter sediminis genome:
- a CDS encoding Gfo/Idh/MocA family protein, producing MLNRRHFLSLSSAAALAGATAFPTLARAGRERLRLGLIGTGMRGQVLLKELLRRDDVEVVALCDIEPIMLGRALAMVDKHKKARPQTYGVSDAGGDPFAYRKLLEQKGLDGVIIATPWELHASMAIDAMNAKVPVGCEVVAGVTLQDHWDVLRTQQRSGTPYMLLENVCYRRDVMAVLQMVRAGLFGELVHLQGGYQHDLRAVKFNNGDPAKPYGSGVEFGAKGWSEARWRTQHSLTRNGELYPSHGIGPCAMAVNIHRGNRFTHINSFASKARGLQDYVGRKMGAKEHPNAKLGFKLGDVVTTTLACENGETILLQHDTSLPRPYSLGFRVQGTDGIWMDVNHSIHIEGRSKPHQWEDFQAYQDRYDHPLWKKYAAAAEGAGHGGMDFFVVHAFVEALKANAPMPIDIYDAVAWSAITPLSEQSIAEGFKTLAFPDFTEGLWKTRKPIFALDDRY from the coding sequence ATGTTGAACCGCAGACATTTCCTCTCGCTCTCCTCCGCCGCCGCGCTGGCCGGCGCGACCGCATTCCCCACCCTGGCCCGGGCCGGCCGCGAGCGCCTGCGCCTGGGCCTGATCGGCACCGGCATGCGGGGCCAGGTCTTGCTGAAGGAGCTGCTGCGCCGCGACGACGTCGAGGTGGTGGCGCTGTGCGACATCGAACCCATCATGCTGGGCCGCGCGCTGGCGATGGTGGACAAGCACAAGAAGGCCAGGCCGCAGACCTATGGCGTGAGCGACGCCGGCGGCGACCCCTTCGCCTACCGCAAGCTGCTGGAGCAGAAGGGGCTGGACGGCGTCATCATCGCCACCCCCTGGGAGCTGCATGCCTCGATGGCCATCGACGCCATGAACGCCAAGGTGCCGGTGGGCTGCGAGGTGGTGGCCGGCGTCACGCTGCAGGACCATTGGGACGTGCTGCGCACCCAGCAGCGCAGCGGCACGCCCTATATGCTCTTGGAGAACGTCTGCTACCGGCGCGACGTGATGGCGGTGCTGCAGATGGTGCGCGCCGGCCTGTTCGGCGAGCTGGTGCATCTGCAGGGCGGCTACCAGCATGATCTGCGCGCCGTGAAGTTCAACAACGGCGACCCGGCCAAGCCCTATGGCAGCGGCGTGGAGTTCGGCGCCAAGGGCTGGAGCGAGGCGCGCTGGCGCACCCAGCATTCGCTCACCCGCAACGGCGAGCTCTACCCCAGCCATGGCATCGGCCCCTGCGCGATGGCGGTGAACATCCACCGCGGCAACCGCTTCACCCACATCAACAGCTTCGCGTCCAAGGCGCGCGGCCTGCAGGACTATGTGGGCAGGAAGATGGGCGCCAAGGAGCACCCCAATGCCAAGCTCGGCTTCAAGCTCGGCGATGTGGTCACCACCACGCTGGCCTGTGAGAACGGCGAGACCATCCTGCTGCAGCACGACACCTCGCTGCCGCGCCCCTATTCGCTGGGCTTCCGCGTACAGGGCACCGACGGCATCTGGATGGATGTGAACCACAGCATCCATATCGAGGGTCGGAGCAAGCCGCACCAGTGGGAGGACTTCCAGGCCTACCAGGACCGCTACGACCATCCGCTGTGGAAGAAGTACGCCGCGGCGGCCGAGGGCGCGGGCCATGGCGGCATGGACTTCTTCGTCGTGCATGCCTTTGTGGAGGCGCTCAAGGCGAACGCACCGATGCCCATCGACATCTACGACGCGGTGGCCTGGAGCGCCATCACGCCGCTGTCGGAGCAGTCGATCGCCGAGGGCTTCAAGACCCTGGCCTTCCCGGACTTCACCGAGGGCCTGTGGAAGACGCGCAAGCCCATCTTCGCGCTAGACGACCGGTATTGA
- a CDS encoding DUF3472 domain-containing protein has translation MSASFQTSTRLAALAALASLSALLTACGGGGTAANTPERAAQAPAARALAAGSEQQQPDCPAGSIVTALTPDAGVARVGSVYSSSLYDPAIESGNQTHQPRRLKVRVTLDGQPVAGCTVRWEPRDGELKSGWVFPDSPLTDAYGRASAWWTAGSQLKQALDISIRRADGSGASAVITGEAKKHQTRANSIHINWSSPAWDRFSAEVTPLTWEPTTYYEVIGFNGGYGGVQSHQLLFSLWDVNGISPEVIDPGISSCSNFGGEGTGIKCESPFKPAVNVAYRFELELAAAPGGKQDVSMYFTDTGTGLRQKLATMRLPKPLAQAGAYGFVEDWSKQGNDCLDNKVRAASYAQVRYRDAASGQWVEVHKAKGTAVYTPDHNEICSNYQFAYENGRFKLSTGGTAVGQPLNLPGGPRSVPMPWEAAPPPKPFSLGLNTLVNLGSAGMALDVVAGGTSPGTNVEAYPLHGGAAQQWDISVVRPGVYKLINPRSGLALDVAGTAVGSNVDIYTANGSAAQEWNIVQIRPGVYALINVGSGLALDIAGGSMAAGANVLAWTPGEGPTQEWQINALP, from the coding sequence ATGTCCGCATCGTTCCAAACTTCGACCCGTCTGGCCGCGCTGGCCGCGCTGGCCAGTCTCAGCGCCCTGCTGACGGCCTGCGGTGGCGGCGGCACGGCCGCCAACACCCCCGAGCGGGCCGCGCAGGCCCCCGCTGCCCGGGCCCTGGCCGCCGGCAGCGAGCAGCAGCAGCCCGACTGCCCCGCCGGCAGCATCGTCACCGCGCTGACGCCCGACGCCGGCGTGGCGCGCGTCGGCTCGGTCTACTCCAGCAGCCTCTACGACCCCGCCATCGAGTCCGGCAACCAGACCCACCAGCCGCGCAGGCTCAAAGTGCGCGTGACGCTGGACGGCCAGCCGGTGGCCGGCTGCACGGTGCGCTGGGAGCCCCGCGATGGCGAGCTCAAGAGCGGCTGGGTGTTCCCCGACAGCCCGCTCACCGATGCCTATGGCCGCGCCAGCGCCTGGTGGACCGCAGGCAGCCAGCTCAAGCAGGCGCTGGACATCAGCATCCGCCGCGCCGACGGCAGCGGCGCCAGCGCCGTCATCACCGGTGAGGCGAAGAAACACCAGACGCGCGCCAACTCCATCCACATCAACTGGAGCAGCCCGGCCTGGGACCGCTTCAGCGCCGAGGTCACGCCCCTCACCTGGGAGCCCACCACCTATTACGAGGTGATCGGCTTCAACGGCGGCTATGGCGGCGTGCAGTCGCACCAGCTGCTGTTCTCGCTGTGGGACGTGAACGGCATCAGCCCCGAGGTGATCGACCCCGGCATCTCCAGCTGCAGCAACTTCGGCGGCGAGGGCACCGGCATCAAGTGCGAGTCGCCCTTCAAGCCCGCCGTCAACGTGGCCTACCGCTTCGAGCTGGAGCTGGCCGCGGCGCCCGGCGGCAAGCAGGACGTCAGCATGTACTTCACCGACACCGGCACCGGCCTGCGGCAAAAGCTCGCCACCATGCGCCTGCCCAAGCCGCTCGCCCAGGCCGGCGCCTATGGCTTCGTGGAGGACTGGAGCAAGCAGGGCAACGACTGCCTGGACAACAAGGTGCGCGCCGCCAGCTACGCCCAGGTGCGCTACCGCGACGCCGCCAGCGGCCAATGGGTGGAGGTGCACAAGGCCAAGGGCACGGCGGTCTACACCCCGGACCACAACGAGATCTGCAGCAACTACCAGTTCGCTTACGAGAACGGCCGCTTCAAGCTCAGCACCGGCGGCACGGCCGTGGGCCAGCCGCTCAACCTGCCCGGCGGGCCGCGCAGCGTGCCCATGCCCTGGGAAGCGGCGCCGCCGCCCAAGCCCTTCAGCCTAGGCCTCAACACCCTGGTGAACCTGGGCAGCGCCGGCATGGCGCTGGACGTGGTGGCCGGCGGCACCAGCCCCGGCACCAATGTCGAGGCCTATCCGCTGCATGGCGGCGCGGCCCAGCAATGGGACATCAGCGTCGTGCGGCCGGGCGTCTACAAGCTGATCAATCCGCGCAGCGGCCTGGCGCTGGACGTGGCCGGCACCGCCGTGGGCAGCAATGTCGACATCTACACTGCCAACGGCAGCGCCGCGCAGGAGTGGAACATCGTGCAGATCAGACCCGGGGTTTATGCGCTCATCAATGTGGGCAGCGGCCTGGCACTGGACATCGCGGGCGGCAGCATGGCCGCCGGCGCCAACGTGCTGGCCTGGACCCCCGGCGAAGGCCCGACCCAGGAATGGCAGATCAACGCCCTGCCCTGA